A DNA window from Nitrospira sp. contains the following coding sequences:
- a CDS encoding conserved exported protein of unknown function (Evidence 4 : Unknown function but conserved in other organisms; MaGe:77309823), whose protein sequence is MRRTIGLLTLALALTSLSGCSYLFYPRAADYATQAKGANGVETMINLTNMMEATAAKAKGGIGKDNALDDYHNQLHALLDSFCDVTKEQAKTPAYDLAVTHKKELTAIFWRLWKFKDDQPQRDQHLDLSIAELKELRETLQLLK, encoded by the coding sequence ATGCGACGGACAATCGGACTACTGACACTAGCCCTGGCGCTGACAAGCCTCAGCGGTTGCAGTTACCTCTTTTATCCACGCGCCGCCGACTATGCCACGCAGGCCAAGGGCGCGAACGGCGTGGAGACCATGATCAACCTGACGAATATGATGGAAGCCACCGCCGCGAAAGCCAAAGGCGGCATAGGCAAAGACAATGCGCTGGACGATTATCATAACCAGCTTCATGCACTGCTGGACTCGTTTTGCGACGTGACTAAGGAACAGGCCAAAACCCCGGCCTATGACCTGGCGGTCACACACAAGAAGGAATTGACCGCGATTTTCTGGCGGCTGTGGAAATTCAAAGACGACCAGCCGCAACGCGATCAGCATCTGGACCTCTCGATCGCGGAACTGAAAGAACTGCGGGAGACCCTGCAGCTCTTGAAATAA